The DNA region CCACTTCCTGGTCGATCTCGAGCCGTTCGGCCTGGACAACCCCGGCGAGGTCTTCGTCGCCGCCGACCGTCCCTACGGCCTGATCTCGGCCACCGTGTCGCGGGACGCGGCGGAGCCGGCCGCCTGGGTGGGGATCGGGTGAGCACCGTGTCGTCGACGCCGCGCGCCGCGACGTCGACACCCAGCGCCGTCCGCGCCCGCCGGGTGCTGGTCGACGGCGCCTTCACCCCGGCGACGCTGCGCATCAGCGAGGGCCGGATCACCGCGATCGACCCGTACCGGCCCGACCAGCAGGTGCCCACGCTCGACCTCCTCGACCTCCCCGACACCGCGCACCTGGTGCCCGGGGTGGTGGACACCCACGTCCATGTCAACGAGCCGGGACGCACCGAGTGGGAGGGGTTCGCCACGGCCACCGCCGCGGCCGCACTGGGCGGGGTCACCACGCTGATCGACATGCCGCTCAACTCGGTGCCGGCGACCACCACCGTCGCCGCGCTGCAGGCCAAGCAGCGGGCGGCCGCCGGCAAGCTCGCCGTGGACGTCGGCTTCTGGGGCGGGGCGGTGCCGGAGAGCCTGGGCTCGCTGGAGGCGTTGTGGCTGGCCGGCGTCTACGGCTTCAAGTGCTTCCTGGCACCGTCCGGCGTGGCGGAGTTCGGTCACCTCGACGGTCCGCAGCTGCGGTCCGCGATGGCCGAGATCGCCGGGTTCGACGGCCTGCTGATCGTGCACGCGGAGGACGCCGCGGTGCTGGAGGCGGCGCCGCACCCGCCGAGCCGGGCCTACGCCGACTTCCTGCTCAGCCGCCCCGCCGAGGCGGAGAGCGCAGCCATCCGGTCCGTGCTCGACGGCGCCCAGGAGACCGGGTGCCGGGTGCACGTGCTGCACCTCTCCAGCGCCCGGCCGCTGGAGGCGCTGGCCGCGGCCCGGGCCGAGGGGCTGCCGGTCACCGTGGAGACCTGCCCGCACTACCTCTGCCTCGACGCCGGGGACGTGCCCGACGCGGCACCGGAGTTCAAGTGCTGTCCTCCGATCCGCGACGCCGGCAACCGCGACGCGCTCTGGGACGGCCTGCGCGACGGCGTCATCGACGTGGTCGTCTCCGACCACTCCCCGGCGACCGCGGAGATGAAGCAGGCCGGCGACGGCGACCTGCAGCAGGCCTGGGGCGGCATCGCCGGGCTGCAGGTCGGCTTCACCGCGGTCGCCGCCGAGGCCGCCGCGCGCGGCATCGGCCTGGACGCCGTGAGCGACTGGATGTCGCGTCGCACCGCGGACCTCGTCGGCCTCACGGCCAAGGGCCGGATCGAGGTCGGGGCGGACGCGGACCTCGCCGTCTACGACACGGCGGCGGCCTGGAGCGTCGACGCTCGGGCGCTCGCCCACCGCAACCCGATCTCGGCCTACCAGGGCCGCCACTACCCCGGCAGCGTCACGCACACCCTGGTGCGCGGCCGCCTGGTCGACACCGCCGCGCCCGACCCCACCTGGGGCCGGATGCTGGAGAGGAGCGCGCCGTGACCACGCCGAACCCCGGGCCGGTCGCGCCCCCGCCGCGGCTGTTGATGGGCCCTGGCCCGATCACCGTCGACCCGCGGGTGCTGCAGGCGATGTCCACCCAGCTGGTCGGCCAGTTCGACCCGTGGATGACGGCGACCATGAACGAGGTGATGGACCTCTACCGCGGCGTCTTCGCGACCACGAACGATCAGACGTTCCTGGTCGACGGCACCTCCCGCGCCGGCATCGAGGCAGCCCTGGTCTCCCTGATCGAGCCCGGCGACCGGGTGCTGGTCCCGGTCTTCGGCCGCTTCGGACACCTGCTCGCCGAGATCGCCGGCCGGTGCGGCGCCCAGGTGCACACCCTCGAGGTGCCGTGGGGCGAGGTCGTCGAGCCGGACCGCGTCGCCGACGCCATCCGCACGGTGCGGCCCCGGGTGCTGGCCGTGGTCCAGGGCGACACCTCCACCACGATGTGCCAGCCGCTGGCCGACCTGGGCGCGCTCTGCGCCGAGCACGACGTCCTCTTCTACTGCGACGCCACCGCCTCGCTGGGCGGCAACGCCTTCCGCACCGACGAGTGGGGCCTGGACGCCGTCACCGCCGGCCTGCAGAAGTGCCTGGGCGGGCCGTCGGGCAGCGCCCCGGTGACGCTCTCGCCGAAGGCGGTCGCGGTCATCGACGCCCGGCGCCACGTCGAGGCCGGCATCCGCGAGGCCGGCGACGAGCCGCGTGGGCGGATCATCGCGAGCAACTACTTCGACCTCGCCATGGTGATGGACTACTGGGGACCGCGGCGGCTCAACCACCACACCGAGGCCACCTCCATGCTGTACGCCGCCCGCGAGTGCGCCCGGCTGCTGCTCGCCGAGGGGCTGGACGCCGTCGTGGCCCGGCACACCCTGCACGGGCAGGCCATGCTCGAGGGCGTGCGCGGTCTCGGCCTCGGCGTCTTCGGCGACGTGGCGCACAAGATGACCAACGTGGTGGCCGTCGAGATCCCCGCGGCGCTCGGGGCGGCCGGCGGGGACGCGGTCCGGGGTCGCATGCTGACCGACTTCGGGATCGAGATCGGCACCTCGTTCGGCCCTCTGCACGGCCGGGTCTGGCGGATCGGCACGATGGGCTACAACGCCCGCCGGGACGCGGTCCTCGGCACGCTCGCGGCCCTCGAGCAGTGTCTGCGCACCACCGGGGTCCCGGTGCCCGCCGGCGGCGGCGTCGAGGCGGCGCTCGGCGTCTACCCGGAGGAGGAGCGGTGAACGGCCCTGCGAACGGGACGCCGGCGCGGTCCAGTGCCGCGGAGGTGCTCGCCCGGTGCGCCGAGCTCGACCGGTTCAGCTCCCACCCGGTGCACCTGGAGCGGATCTACCTGACCCGGGAGCACGCGGGCGCCAACGAGCGGGCCGCCGAGTGGATGCAGGCGGCCGGGATGCGGACCTGGCAGGACGCCGCCGGCAACATCTGCGGCCGCCGCGAGGGGCGCGAGCCGGGGCTGCCCGCGCTGCTCCTCGGCTCCCACCTGGACACCGTGCCCGACGCCGGCAGCTTCGACGGGATGCTCGGTGTGATGATGGCGATCGCCGTCGTGGAGCGGATCGGCGACCGGGTGCGGGATCTCCCCTTCGCCCTCGAGGTGATCGGCTTCAGCGACGAGGAGGGCGCCCGGTTCGGCAAGGCGCTGCTCGGCAGCCAGGCCGCGGCCGGCACTTGGGACCCCGACTGGTGGGACCTGCGCGACCGCGACGGCACCACGCTCCACGGGCCTTCACCGCGTTCGGGCTCGACCCCACCCGGGTCGGCGACGCCGCGCGTCGTCCCGAGGACCTGGTCGGCTACCTGGAGGCACACATCGAGCAGGGCCCCTACCTGGAGGCGGCCGACGCGTCGCTGGGCTACGTGACCACCATCGCCGGCGCACGACGGTTCCGGATCACCTTCACCGGGGAGGCGCGGCACGCCGGCGGGACGCCGTACGAGAGGCGTCGGGACGCGCTGGTCGGCGCCAGCGCGGCCGTCGTCGCCATCGAGACCCTGGCGAAGGCCGACGGCACCATCGCCACCGTCGGCCGGATCGAGGCGAGGCCGGGCGCGGTCAACGTGATCGCCGGGCGGGTGGACATCAGCCTGGACCTGCGGGCGGCCACCGACCTCGAGCGCGATGACACCTGGCGCAGCATCCGCACCGAGCTGGCCGCCATCTGCGACGCCCGACAGCTGCGCCTGGACGTGGTGGAGAACCACACCGCGCCGGCCGCGCCGTGCGCGCCGTGGCTGCAGCAGGCGGTGATCGACGGGATCGTGGCGACCGGCGACCCGGCGCCGATGGGGTTGTGGAGCCGCGCCGGGCACGACGCGATGGCGATCGCCGCGGTGACCGACATCGGGATGCTCTTCCTCCGCTGCCACGACGGCATCAGCCACCACCCGGACGAGAACGTCCGGGAGATCGACGTGGCGCGCGGACTGGACGCCTTCGAGCAGGCGGTGCTCGCGGTGGCCCGCACCGTCGAGTCCGGTACGACGACGGCGACCGCGGCGCGATGACGACCGACGGCGTCGAGGTCGGTGACCGGATCGACGAGCGGATCGCCGCCCGGCACGACCGGCTGACGCCCCAGGAGCAGCGCGCCGCGGCGACGCTGCTGGAGCACCTGGACGACCTGGCCACCTACCGGGCCGCGGAGCTGGCCGAGCTGGCCGGCGTCTCCAAGGCGACGATGAGCCGACTCTTCCGCAGCCTCGGGTTCGAGGACTTCGACCAGGTGCGCGAGCACCTGCGCGGGCTGCGGTCGACCGGGGAGCCGCGCCGGGCGGACGGCGCCGTCGACCCGGCGGCGATCGCGTGCGTGGAGCAGGCCGCCGTGCAACGTGCCGTCGAGCACCCGCGGACGGAGGAGGCGATCACGCTGATCGCCGAGGCACGGCGGGTGGTGGTGGTCGGCTGGCGCAACAGCTATCCGGTCGCGCTGCACCTGCGCGAGCAGCTCGCCCAGGCGCGGGACGAGGTGCGGATCGCGCCCGCGCCCGGCCAGACCCTCGGTGAGGAGCTGACCGGCCTCGGACGCCAGGACCTGGTGGTGGTGATCGGGTTCCGCCGCCGCCCCGCCGGCTTCGCCGCGTTCCTGGCCGAGGCCCGGTCGTGCGCGGCGACCGTGCTGCTGGTGGGCGACCCGTCCGCGGTCTCCCACGCCGCGCACGTCGACCTGTGGCTGGAGTGCCCGCTGACCAGCGCCCTGGCCTTCGACAGCTATGCCGCGCCGATGGCGCTGGTCAGCGTGCTGGCCGACGGCGTGCTGGCCCGTCTCGGGAGGGCCGGCAGCAACCGGGTGCGGAGCATCACCGCGGCCTACGAACGACTGGACGAGACGGAGTGACCCCGAGGATGACCATCGACGACAACATCTGGCTCGAGCGAGCGGTGGCACTGGCCACCGCCAACGTGGCCGACGACGGCGGACCGTTCGGCGCGGTCGTCGTACGCGGGGAGGAGCTGATCTCCTGCGGCCAGAACCGGGTCACCCGCGACCACGACCCCACGGCGCACGCCGAGGTGGTCGCCATCCGCGCCGCGTGCCGGGCGCTCGGCGACTTCACCCTGGCCGGGTGCACGCTCTACACCTCGTGCGAGCCCTGCCCGCTCTGCCTCTCCGCGGTGCTGTGGTCGCGGCTGGACCGGGTGGTCTTCGCCGCCGACCGGCACGACGCGGCGCGCGGTGGCTTCGACGACCGGGCGTTCTACGACCTGATGCAGCAGCCGCGGTCCGCGTGGCCGGTACGGATCAACGAGCAGCGTACGGCGAGCGCGACGGCCCCGTTCGACGCCTGGCTGGCGCACGAGCGGCGGACGGCGTACTGAGTCGGCCGGGCTGCGGTCGGGGTGCCGGGGCGGCCGTGGGTCGGTGACCCGGCGCAGCGGTACCGTCGAGCCATGAGCGCGCCCGGCCGAGACCTCGACGTGCCGGCCGGCCCCGGGCTGCCGGCGGGCGCCACCATCCCGGCGGGCGAGCTGGTCGAGCGCTTCTCGCGCTCCCCCGGCCCCGGCGGCCAGTCGGTGAACACCAGCGACACGCGGGTGGAGCTGCTCTTCGCTCCCGGCACCTCGCTCGCGTTCACGCCCGCCCAGCGTGACCGCCTGGTCCGCAATCTGGGTGAGGTCCTCGTCCAGGGCCAGGTCAGCGTCGTGGCCTCCGAGCACCGGTCCCAGCTGCGCAACCGCACCGCCGCCCGCCGGCGACTGGTCGATCTGCTGCGGGCGGCCGTGGCTCCGCCTCCCCCGCCGCGGCGCGCGACGCGACCGAGTCGGGCATCGCAACGCCGACGCGTGGAGGCGAAGAAGCAGGTGGGGCGGACCAAGGCGCTGCGCGGGCGGGTGCGCGAGGAGTAGGAGTCGACCTCGCCTCCTGGCGCCGCGGTCCCTCGCGGCACGCATTTCTGTCGGGGGTGACTCCTGACGTCGGGGTATGTCGTCCGGCATCCCACTCACCGCTCAGGAGGCCACCGCGTTCACAGCGCGCCTCCGCGAGGGCCGACTGCCCTGCGGTGCCGGCGACCTGATCGACCTCATCACCGAGCTCGAGACCCTGAAGAACGTCGCCTGCGGCATCCAGGCCGACGCCTCCAGCGCCTACGACGCTGCGCGGCGCAGCGACCAGGCGGCCGCCGGCGTTCCCGCCGCCCGGCAAGGACGCGGCGTCGCTGCTGAGGTCGCAGCCGACTGATCGACGAGGAACTCTGCGCGACCCCCGGCCTCGTGCAGGGTCTCGGCACCCGCCGGCTGATCGGCCGGGCCCGCCGCCTGGTGGCCGAGCTCGACCCCGCCGGGGCCGTGCGGCGAGCGAGCAGTGCGGCTCAGGACCGCCATGTCTCCATCCGACCCGCCCCGACACGATGACCTGGGTGAGCGCGCTCCTCCCCGTCGCTCAGGGGGTCGCCCTGCACGCCTCGCTGACGCGTGCCGCCAACGCTGCCCGCGCCGTCGGGGACTCCCGGACGAAGGGCCAACTGATGGCCGACACCCTCGTCCACCGGGTCATCCGCGCCGAGTCGGAGCGGGTCGAAGGTTCGGCCGTGCCGGACCGAGGGCCGAGGGTGCCGGTCGGCGTCACCATCACGATCCCCGTCACCACCCTCGCCGGCGGCCTCGATCCCGCCGAGCTCCACGCAGACGGCGTCCCGCCCGAGGTCCTCCCGGCCGAGATGGCCCGCCACCTGATCGCAGCCGGCCTCGATGACCCGGCCAGTGCGGCCCACTGCTGGTTCCGCAGGCTCTTCGTCGACCCCGGTGGTCGGCTGATCGCGATGACCACCCGGTCCCGCGATTTCCCGGCCGGACTCGCTGGCTTCCTCGCCCAGCGGGGTGGCGGGATCTGCGCCACCCCGTGGTGCGACGCCCCGGTCCGCCACACCGACCACATCGTCCCCGCCGACGACGGCGGCACGACCGACGCCCGCAATGGTCAGGGTCTCTGCGAGGCCTGCAACCACGCGAAGCAGGCGCCGGGCTGGCATCAGCGGCAACGACCGGATCGGGCCGTCGAGACCGTCACCCCGACCGGGCACCGCTACAGATCACGAGCACCTGCGCCACCCGGCTGGCACGAACCCCGCTACCTCCTGACCCGACCGGGCGTCTACACCCTCACCGCGTGACCGAGCAGCTCGAGGGCGACCGAGAGCGCGATCGTGGCGGGTTCCTTCCCGGTGACCGCGGGGTCCCCGATCGGGGTCCGCACCCGGGCGATGGCCGCCTCGTCGTGGCCGAGCTCCGCGAGGCGCCCACGGAACCGGGCCCACTTCGCGCTGGAGCCGATCAGGCCGATGCTGCCCGGCGTCCCCGAGCGCAGCAGCGCATCGAGCAGCGCCAGGTCCTCGGCGTGATCGTGGGTCAGCACCAGGCAGTCGACACCGGCCGGCAGCGCGGCGATCGCCAGCTCGGGGAGGACCGGCTCCCGGTGCACCCGGACCAGCGACGGACCGCTCTCCAGCAGCTCCAGTCGGGACGGCTCCAACTGGTCGTCCCGGGAGTCGACCAGGTGCAGCTCCACCTCGTGCCGGCTCAGCAACAGCGCGATCTCGAGTCCGACGTGCCCCATCCCGAAGACGGCGTAGGCGGGCCGGACCGGGACCGGCTCCAGCAGCAGGGTCACCTCGCCGCCGCAGCACTGCACGCCGTGCTCCCCGACCACCCGGTCGGTCAGTGCGGTGGTCTCCAGCGACGGCGCGGCCGCCGCATCGGTCAGCAGCGCGCGGGCGCGGGCGATCGCCGCCTCCTCGAGGTTGCCGCCACCGACGCTTCCCCAGGCCGCCGCGGCGGTCACCACCAGCTTCGCGCCGGCGTCCCGCGGCGCGTGCCCGCGGACCGAGGCGACGGTGACCAGCACCGCCGGCTCGCGCTGTTCGCGGCAACGGGTCAGCGCGGTGAGCCAGTCCATCAGGACCCGCCCCTGGCCCGCTGCAACGCCCACCAGACCGCCTCGGGCGTCGCCGGGGAGTCCAGCTGCACGGCGGCCCCGCCGGGACCGAAGGCGGCGACCGCGTCCCGCAGCGCCTCCCGCACGCAGAACGCGAGCATCAGCGGCGGCTCGCCGACCGCCTTCGACCCGTAGACGACGCCGTCCTCGCCGGCCCGCTCCAGCAGCGAGACCCGGAAGTCCGCGGGCATCTCCGAGAGGCTCGGCAGCTTGTACGTCGACGCCCCCGCGGTCGCGAGCCGGCCACGGCCCGGTCCGTCGGAGGTGTCCCAGCGCAGGTCCTCGAGGGTGAGCCAACCCAGGCCCTGCACGAAGCCGCCCTCGATCTGCCCGAGGTCGACCAGCGGGGAGAGGCTGTCGCCCACGTCGTGGACGATGTCGACCCGGTCGACGGTGTAGGCGCCGGTGAAGCCGTCGACGGTGACCTCGGCCGCGGCGACACCGTAGGCGAAGTACTTGAACGGCTCGCCGGTCATCGTGGTGGGGTCCCAGCTGAGCCCCTCGGTCCGGTAGAAGCCGGCCGCCCACAGCTGGACCCGGTCCAGGTAGGCGGCCTTGACCACCTCGTCCCAGGTGGCGTTCCCACCCAGGCGCGTCCGCACCGGCGCCAGCCGCGCCAGGATCTGCTCGCAGGCGTCCTTGACCGCGGCGCCGTTGAGGTCGGCGCCCGAGCTGGCGGCGGTCGCCGAGGTGTTGGGCACCTTGTCGGTGCGCGTCGGTGCCAGCCGCACCCGCGGCAACGGCACCCCGAGCGCCGTCGCGGCGACCTGCAGCATCTTGGTGTGCAGCCCCTGACCCATCTCGGTGCCGCCGTGGTTGATCAGCACCGAGCCGTCCTTGTAGACGTGGACCAGCGCGCCGGCCTGGTTGAAGGCGGTGAAGTTGAACGAGATACCGAACTTCACCGGGGTGATCGCCAGCCCGCGCTTGGCGTGCGGGGTCTCGGCGTTGCTCGCCGCGATCCGGTCCCTGCGCGCGGCCAGGTCGCCGCCCTCGACCACCTGCCGCCACGCCCGGTCGAGCCGCGACGCGTGGCGCACCGGCTGACCGTAGGGCGTGGGCTGGTCGTCGGCGTAGAAGTTGCGCCGCCGCAGCTCGGCCGGGTCGATGCCGAGCTCGGGAGCACACCGCCCGAGCAGGTCCTCGATCACCAGCATCCCCTGCGGTCCGCCGAAGCCGCGGAACGCCGTCTGCGAGGTCTTGTTGGTCCGCGCGACGCGACCGTCCACCCGCACGTGCGGCAGGTAGTAGGCGTTGTCGATGTGGCACAGCGCCCGGGAGAGCACCGGTTCGGAGAGGTCGAGGCTCCACCCGCCGTCCGAGATGAGCGTCGCGTCCAGCGCGGTGATCCGGCCGTCGCGGTCGAAGCCGACCCGCCAGCCGGCGTGGAAACCGTGACGCTTGCCGGTCAGCGCCATGTCCTGGGCGCGGGTGAGCCGGACCCGGACCGGTCGTCCGGTCAGCGTGGCGCCGAGCGCGGCGACCGCCGCGAACCCGTGCGGCTGCATCTCCTTGCCGCCGAAGCCGCCACCCATCCGCAGGCACTGGACGGTCACCTGGTGACTGTCCAGGCCGAGCACGTGGGCGACGATCTCCTGGGTCTCCGTGGGGTGCTGCGTCGAGCACTGGACGAAGACCTGACCGTCGTCGTCGACGCTGGCCAGCGAGGCGTGCGTCTCCAGGTAGAAGTGCTCCTGGCCGGCGATCTCGGTGACGCCGCTGAAGGTGTGCGCGGCCTCGGCGAGTCCGACCGCGACGTCCCCACGCTCCAGGTGCAGGTGCGCACCCTGGTAGGCGCCCTGCTCGATCGCCTCGGCCACGGTGAGCACCGCGGGCAGCAGCTCCACGTCCACCTCGACGGCGCTCGCTCCGAGCCGCGCCGACTCCAGGTCCTCGGCCAGCACCCAGGCGACCGCATGCCCGTGGAACATCACCTCGGTCGGGAAGAGCGGCTCGTCGTGCCGGGTGCCGGCGTCGTTCACCCCGGGCACGTCGTCCCCGGTGAGCACCCGCACCACCCCCGGTACGTCGAGTGCCGGCTTGGTGTCCAACCGGGTGACCAACCCGTGCGGGGTGCTCGTGGTGACCGGGTGCGCGTGCAGCACCCCGTGGGTGCGCTGGGCCACGTCGTCGGTGTAGAGCGCCCGGCCGGTCACGTGCAGCGCCGCCGACTCGTGGGCCCGGCCGGTGCCGACCTCGGCCCCGTCGGGACGGTGGAACAGCGGGGTGCTCATGCCGCCCCCTGCCCCCGCGGCCCGGCGCCGGGCCCGGCGGCCCGGGTCGCGTGCTGCAGTCGCAGCAGCGACTGACCGAGCATCGCGCTGCGGTAGGCGGCACTGGCCCGGTGGTCGTCCATCGGGGTGCCCTCGGCGGCGAGCACGGCGGCCACCGGGGCGAGCGCGTCCGGCTCCCAGGCCCGGCCCAGCAGTGCCTCCTCGGTGGCCCGGGCCCGCAGCGGGGTGGCGGCGACGCCGCCGAGCCCGATCGCGGCGCGGGTGACCACGCCGTCGGCCACCTCCAGCGACCACGCCACCGCGACCGAGGAGATGTCGTCGAAGCGACGCTTGGCGATCTTGTGGAAGGCGGTGACCGTGCCGGCGCCGGCCGGGACCCGCGGGAGCCGGATCCGGACGACGAGCTCACCGGGTCGTCGTACGGTCTCGCGGTAGCCGGTGAAGTAGTCGACCAGCGGCACCTCGCGCTCGACGACGGTCCCGGCGTCCGCGGAGGCCAGCACGAGCACCGCGTCGAGGGCGAGCAGCGCCGGCGGCAGGTCCCCGATCGGTGAGGCGGTGCCGATGTTGCCGCCGATGGTGGCGGCGTTGCGGATCAGCCGGGAGGCGAACTGGGCGAACACCTCGTCGAGCAGCGGCAGCCGCCCGGCGAGCCTGCGCTCCACCTCGGTGAGGGTGAGCCCGGCGCCGATCTCGACCTCGGCGTCACCGACGTCGAGGGTGCGCAGTTCGGCGAGCCGGTCGATCGCGACGAGCAGGTCCGAGCGGGCGCCGCCCAGGTTGGACTCCACCCCCAGGTCGGTGGCTCCGGCGACCGCCCGGGCGCCCGGCTCGGCGAGCGCCGCCAGCGCCTCGGCGAGGTCGTCCGGACGGAGGAAGCCCCGTGCCCGGCCGGTGGTCGGTGCCGGCGGGGGCGCGCCGCAGCGTCGGGCGAGCGGGTCCTCGGCCGCCGGCGCCGTCAGCGCCTCGGCGGCCTCCAGGATCGGTCGGTAGCCGG from Nocardioides sambongensis includes:
- a CDS encoding HNH endonuclease; this translates as MSALLPVAQGVALHASLTRAANAARAVGDSRTKGQLMADTLVHRVIRAESERVEGSAVPDRGPRVPVGVTITIPVTTLAGGLDPAELHADGVPPEVLPAEMARHLIAAGLDDPASAAHCWFRRLFVDPGGRLIAMTTRSRDFPAGLAGFLAQRGGGICATPWCDAPVRHTDHIVPADDGGTTDARNGQGLCEACNHAKQAPGWHQRQRPDRAVETVTPTGHRYRSRAPAPPGWHEPRYLLTRPGVYTLTA
- a CDS encoding hydantoinase/carbamoylase family amidase; its protein translation is MGPARPRRHHAPRAFTAFGLDPTRVGDAARRPEDLVGYLEAHIEQGPYLEAADASLGYVTTIAGARRFRITFTGEARHAGGTPYERRRDALVGASAAVVAIETLAKADGTIATVGRIEARPGAVNVIAGRVDISLDLRAATDLERDDTWRSIRTELAAICDARQLRLDVVENHTAPAAPCAPWLQQAVIDGIVATGDPAPMGLWSRAGHDAMAIAAVTDIGMLFLRCHDGISHHPDENVREIDVARGLDAFEQAVLAVARTVESGTTTATAAR
- a CDS encoding pyridoxal-phosphate-dependent aminotransferase family protein, producing MTTPNPGPVAPPPRLLMGPGPITVDPRVLQAMSTQLVGQFDPWMTATMNEVMDLYRGVFATTNDQTFLVDGTSRAGIEAALVSLIEPGDRVLVPVFGRFGHLLAEIAGRCGAQVHTLEVPWGEVVEPDRVADAIRTVRPRVLAVVQGDTSTTMCQPLADLGALCAEHDVLFYCDATASLGGNAFRTDEWGLDAVTAGLQKCLGGPSGSAPVTLSPKAVAVIDARRHVEAGIREAGDEPRGRIIASNYFDLAMVMDYWGPRRLNHHTEATSMLYAARECARLLLAEGLDAVVARHTLHGQAMLEGVRGLGLGVFGDVAHKMTNVVAVEIPAALGAAGGDAVRGRMLTDFGIEIGTSFGPLHGRVWRIGTMGYNARRDAVLGTLAALEQCLRTTGVPVPAGGGVEAALGVYPEEER
- the allB gene encoding allantoinase AllB, whose amino-acid sequence is MSTVSSTPRAATSTPSAVRARRVLVDGAFTPATLRISEGRITAIDPYRPDQQVPTLDLLDLPDTAHLVPGVVDTHVHVNEPGRTEWEGFATATAAAALGGVTTLIDMPLNSVPATTTVAALQAKQRAAAGKLAVDVGFWGGAVPESLGSLEALWLAGVYGFKCFLAPSGVAEFGHLDGPQLRSAMAEIAGFDGLLIVHAEDAAVLEAAPHPPSRAYADFLLSRPAEAESAAIRSVLDGAQETGCRVHVLHLSSARPLEALAAARAEGLPVTVETCPHYLCLDAGDVPDAAPEFKCCPPIRDAGNRDALWDGLRDGVIDVVVSDHSPATAEMKQAGDGDLQQAWGGIAGLQVGFTAVAAEAAARGIGLDAVSDWMSRRTADLVGLTAKGRIEVGADADLAVYDTAAAWSVDARALAHRNPISAYQGRHYPGSVTHTLVRGRLVDTAAPDPTWGRMLERSAP
- the arfB gene encoding alternative ribosome rescue aminoacyl-tRNA hydrolase ArfB, with amino-acid sequence MSAPGRDLDVPAGPGLPAGATIPAGELVERFSRSPGPGGQSVNTSDTRVELLFAPGTSLAFTPAQRDRLVRNLGEVLVQGQVSVVASEHRSQLRNRTAARRRLVDLLRAAVAPPPPPRRATRPSRASQRRRVEAKKQVGRTKALRGRVREE
- the xdhC gene encoding xanthine dehydrogenase accessory protein XdhC, translating into MGVAAGQGRVLMDWLTALTRCREQREPAVLVTVASVRGHAPRDAGAKLVVTAAAAWGSVGGGNLEEAAIARARALLTDAAAAPSLETTALTDRVVGEHGVQCCGGEVTLLLEPVPVRPAYAVFGMGHVGLEIALLLSRHEVELHLVDSRDDQLEPSRLELLESGPSLVRVHREPVLPELAIAALPAGVDCLVLTHDHAEDLALLDALLRSGTPGSIGLIGSSAKWARFRGRLAELGHDEAAIARVRTPIGDPAVTGKEPATIALSVALELLGHAVRV
- a CDS encoding MurR/RpiR family transcriptional regulator; the encoded protein is MTTDGVEVGDRIDERIAARHDRLTPQEQRAAATLLEHLDDLATYRAAELAELAGVSKATMSRLFRSLGFEDFDQVREHLRGLRSTGEPRRADGAVDPAAIACVEQAAVQRAVEHPRTEEAITLIAEARRVVVVGWRNSYPVALHLREQLAQARDEVRIAPAPGQTLGEELTGLGRQDLVVVIGFRRRPAGFAAFLAEARSCAATVLLVGDPSAVSHAAHVDLWLECPLTSALAFDSYAAPMALVSVLADGVLARLGRAGSNRVRSITAAYERLDETE
- a CDS encoding nucleoside deaminase, with product MTPRMTIDDNIWLERAVALATANVADDGGPFGAVVVRGEELISCGQNRVTRDHDPTAHAEVVAIRAACRALGDFTLAGCTLYTSCEPCPLCLSAVLWSRLDRVVFAADRHDAARGGFDDRAFYDLMQQPRSAWPVRINEQRTASATAPFDAWLAHERRTAY
- the xdhB gene encoding xanthine dehydrogenase molybdopterin binding subunit gives rise to the protein MSTPLFHRPDGAEVGTGRAHESAALHVTGRALYTDDVAQRTHGVLHAHPVTTSTPHGLVTRLDTKPALDVPGVVRVLTGDDVPGVNDAGTRHDEPLFPTEVMFHGHAVAWVLAEDLESARLGASAVEVDVELLPAVLTVAEAIEQGAYQGAHLHLERGDVAVGLAEAAHTFSGVTEIAGQEHFYLETHASLASVDDDGQVFVQCSTQHPTETQEIVAHVLGLDSHQVTVQCLRMGGGFGGKEMQPHGFAAVAALGATLTGRPVRVRLTRAQDMALTGKRHGFHAGWRVGFDRDGRITALDATLISDGGWSLDLSEPVLSRALCHIDNAYYLPHVRVDGRVARTNKTSQTAFRGFGGPQGMLVIEDLLGRCAPELGIDPAELRRRNFYADDQPTPYGQPVRHASRLDRAWRQVVEGGDLAARRDRIAASNAETPHAKRGLAITPVKFGISFNFTAFNQAGALVHVYKDGSVLINHGGTEMGQGLHTKMLQVAATALGVPLPRVRLAPTRTDKVPNTSATAASSGADLNGAAVKDACEQILARLAPVRTRLGGNATWDEVVKAAYLDRVQLWAAGFYRTEGLSWDPTTMTGEPFKYFAYGVAAAEVTVDGFTGAYTVDRVDIVHDVGDSLSPLVDLGQIEGGFVQGLGWLTLEDLRWDTSDGPGRGRLATAGASTYKLPSLSEMPADFRVSLLERAGEDGVVYGSKAVGEPPLMLAFCVREALRDAVAAFGPGGAAVQLDSPATPEAVWWALQRARGGS
- a CDS encoding FAD binding domain-containing protein, producing the protein MEEPLVTLNGVARPLTGAAPPLTALDWLRGTGLTGAKEGCAEGECGACSVLLARPAADGEGGGEETGTTEWTATNACLLPAAALAGQEVRTAEGLGTPTDLHPVQRELAERGGSQCGYCTPGFVCSMAAEYYRPGRAGFDPHALSGNLCRCTGYRPILEAAEALTAPAAEDPLARRCGAPPPAPTTGRARGFLRPDDLAEALAALAEPGARAVAGATDLGVESNLGGARSDLLVAIDRLAELRTLDVGDAEVEIGAGLTLTEVERRLAGRLPLLDEVFAQFASRLIRNAATIGGNIGTASPIGDLPPALLALDAVLVLASADAGTVVEREVPLVDYFTGYRETVRRPGELVVRIRLPRVPAGAGTVTAFHKIAKRRFDDISSVAVAWSLEVADGVVTRAAIGLGGVAATPLRARATEEALLGRAWEPDALAPVAAVLAAEGTPMDDHRASAAYRSAMLGQSLLRLQHATRAAGPGAGPRGQGAA